The Macaca thibetana thibetana isolate TM-01 chromosome 19, ASM2454274v1, whole genome shotgun sequence genome has a segment encoding these proteins:
- the LOC126941894 gene encoding endogenous retrovirus group S71 member 1 Env polyprotein: protein MGPQAWVRPLETAPKSGEALRLILFIYLSCLFLPIMSSVPSYSFLLTSFTTGRVFANTTWRAGTSKDVSLAVDLCVLFPEPARTQEEQRNLPVTGAGSVDLAAGFGHSGSQTGCGSSRGAEKGLQNIDFYLCPGNHPDSSCRDTYQFFCPDWTCVTLATYSGGSTRSSTLSISRASRPRLCTRKNCNPLTITVHDPNSAQWYYGMSWGLRLYIPGFDIGTMFTIQKKILVSGSPPKPIGPLTDLGDPVFQKHPDKVDLTVPPPFLVPKPQLKRQHFQPSLMSILGRVHHLLNLTQPKLAQDCWLCLKAKPPFYVGLGVEATLKHGPLSCRARPRALTLGDVSGNASCLISIGYNLSASPFQAACNQSLLTSISTSVSYQAPNNTWLACTSGLTRCINGTEPGPLLCVLVHVLPEVYVYSGPEGQVLIAPPELHPRFHHATPLLVPLLAGLSIARSAAISMAALVQGETGLMSLSQQVDSDLSNLRSAIDILHSQVESLAEVVLQNRQGLDLLFLSQGGLCADLGDSCCFYANQSGVVKDTLQKVRENLDRCQQERENNIPWYQSMFICNPWLTTLITALAGPLLILLLSLIFGPCILNWFVNFAKQRTASVKLMCLKTQYDPLVITEESMI from the coding sequence ATGGGTCCTCAAGCCTGGGTCAGGCCCCTTGAAACTGCGCCTAAGTCGGGTGAAGCTCTTagattaattctttttatttacctctcttgtttgtttttgcctatcATGTCCTCTGTGCCTTCCTATTCCTTTCTCCTCACCTCTTTCACGACAGGACGTGTATTTGCAAACACTACTTGGAGGGCAGGTACCTCCAAGGACGTCTCCCTTGCAGTTGATTTATGTGTGCTGTTTCCAGAACCAGCCCGCACCCAGGAAGAGCAACGCAATCTGCCGGTCACAGGGGCGGGAAGTGTCGACCTTGCGGCAGGATTTGGACACTCTGGGAGCCAGACTGGATGTGGAAGCTCCAGAGGTGCAGAAAAAGGACTCCAAAATATTGACTTTTATCTCTGTCCTGGAAATCACCCTGACTCTAGCTGTCGAGATACTTACCAGTTTTTCTGCCCTGATTGGACATGTGTAACTTTAGCCACTTACTCTGGAGGATCAACCCGATCTTCAACTCTTTCCATAAGTCGTGCTTCTCGTCCTAGATTGTGTACTAGAAAAAATTGTAATCCTCTTACTATAACTGTCCATGACCCTAATTCAGCTCAATGGTATTACGGCATGTCATGGGGATTAAGACTTTATATCCCAGGATTTGATATTGGGACTATGTTCACCATCCAAAAGAAAATTCTGGTCTCAGGGAGCCCTCCTAAGCCAATCGGGCCATTAACTGATCTAGGTGACCCTGTGTTCCAAAAGCACCCTGACAAAGTTGATTTAACTGTTCCACCGCCATTCTTAGTTCCTAAACCCCAGCTAAAACGACAACATTTTCAACCCAGCCTGATGTCTATACTAGGCAGAGTACATCACCTCCTTAACCTCACCCAGCCTAAACTAGCTCAAGATTGCTGGCTATGTTTAAAAGCAAAGCCCCCTTTTTATGTAGGATTAGGAGTAGAAGCCACACTTAAACATGGCCCTCTATCCTGTCGTGCACGACCCCGTGCTCTCACACTAGGAGATGTGTCTGGAAATGCTTCGTGTCTAATTAGTATTGGGTATAACTTATCTGCTTCTCCTTTTCAGGCTGCTTGTAATCAGTCCCTGCTTACTTCCATAAGCACCTCAGTCTCTTACCAAGCGCCTAACAATACCTGGTTGGCCTGCACCTCAGGTCTCACTCGCTGCATTAACGGGACTGAACCAGGACCTCTCCTGTGCGTGTTAGTTCATGTACTTCCCGAGGTATACGTGTACAGTGGACCAGAAGGACAAGTTCTCATCGCTCCCCCTGAGTTACATCCCAGGTTCCACCACGCCACCCCGCTCCTAGTTCCCCTCTTGGCTGGCCTTAGCATAGCCCGATCAGCAGCTATCAGTATGGCTGCCTTGGTTCAAGGGGAAACTGGACTAATGTCCCTGTCTCAACAGGTAGATTCTGATTTAAGTAACCTCCGGTCTGCCATAGATATACTACATTCCCAGGTAGAGTCTCTGGCTGAAGTAGTTCTTCAAAACCGCCAAGGCTTGGATCTACTATTCCTCTCTCAAGGAGGTTTATGTGCAGATCTGGGAGACAGTTGTTGCTTCTATGCCAATCAATCTGGAGTCGTAAAAGATACTCTTCAAAAGGTTCGAGAAAATCTGGATAGATGTCAGCAAGAACGAGAAAATAACATCCCCTGGTATCAAAGCATGTTCATCTGTAACCCATGGCTAACTACTTTAATCACTGCGTTAGCCGGACCCCTCCTCATCCTACTGTTAAGCTTAATTTTTGGGCCTTGTATATTAAATTGGTTTGTTAACTTTGCAAAGCAACGCACAGCTTCTGTCAAACTTATGTGTCTTAAAACTCAATATGACCCCCTTGTTATAACTGAGGAATCAATGATTTGA